From the genome of Streptomyces sp. V2I9:
ATCACCAGCAGTCGATCCGGGCCCACGGTCGTACGGAACGTACGAGGTCCTACCGCTCAGGCGTCAGCTCTGCGCGGGGGACGCGTCCTGGTCGGCCGGCTCGGCGACCGGGGCCGTCTGGGCCTCGGCGCGCTCGCGCATCTTGCGGACCAGCTCCTGCTTCTTGTCCTCGGCGACCTTGCGGTCGGCGTCGCGCACGGAGCCCGCGCCCTGCTGTTCGGCGCGGGACAGCTTCTTGCGCTGACCGCCGACGCCGAGAAGGTTGTTGCGGCTCTTGGCCATGGTGTTCTCCCGTGGGGAAGGTGAAGTGAGTCAGGACAGGTGGACGGGGCCGGTCACCCCGGTCCCCGGCTGCGGCGGGGTGTGCGCACCCGCCGCGCTCTCACTCGTAGATCTGGAAGAACGAAGACATGCGGGAACCGTACCCTGCGCCCCGAGCGCGCCGCACCGGATTTCCGGTCACGGACCCGGCGCGCGAACACGCCCCTGGTTCCCGGTCACGGGCCCCGTTCCCCCGTCACGGGCTCCGTTCCGCCGTCACGGGCTTCCGGCGTACGGCGAGGCCCCCGGTTCCCTACCCGGAACCGGGGGCCTCGCCATGAATCCGTACGGACGGACGTCAGCAGCCGAGCAGACGCGCGCCCAGGTACGCCTGGATCTGGTCCAGCGAGACACGCTCCTGCTTCATGGTGTCGCGCTCGCGCACGGTCACCGCGTTGTCGTCGAGGGTGTCGAAGTCGACGGTGACGCAGAACGGGGTGCCGATCTCGTCCTGACGGCGGTAGCGGCGGCCGATGGCGCCGGCGTCGTCGAACTCGATGTTCCAGTTCTTGCGCAGGTCGGCGGCGAGGCCCTTGGCCTTCGGCGAGAGCTGCTGGTTGCGCGAGAGCGGCAGGACCGCGACCTTGACCGGGGCCAGGCGGTGGTCGAGGCGCATCACGGTGCGCTTCTCCATGACGCCCTTGGCGTTGGGGGCCTCGTCCTCGACGTAGGCGTCGAGCAGGAACGCCAGCATCGCGCGGCCGACACCGGCCGCGGGCTCGATGACGTACGGCGTCCAGCGCTCGTTGGCCTCCTGGTCGTAGTACACGAGGTCGGTGCCCGACGCCTCGGAGTGCGCCTTGAGGTCGTAGTCGGTGCGGTTGGCCACGCCCTCCAGCTCGCCCCACTCGTTGCCGCCGAAGCGGAAGCGGTACTCGATGTCGGCGGTGCGCTTGGAGTAGTGGGAGAGCTTCTCCTTCGGGTGCTCGAACCAGCGCATGTTCTCCTCGCGCATGCCGAGGTCCGTGTACCAGTTCCAGCGCTGGTCCATCCAGTACTGCTGCCACTCCTCGTCCTCGCCCGGCTTGACGAAGAACTCCATCTCCATCTGCTCGAACTCACGGGTCCGGAAGATGAAGTTGCCCGGAGTGATCTCGTTCCGGAAGGACTTGCCCATCTGGGCGATGCCGAACGGGGGCTTCTTGCGCGAGGTCTGCTGCACCTGGCCGAAGTTGGTGAAGATGCCCTGGGCGGTCTCGGGGCGCAGGTAGGCGACCGAGCCGGAGTCCTGGGTGGGGCCGAGGTGGGTGGAGAGCAGACCCGAGAACTGCTTGGGCTCGGTGAAGGTGCCCTTGTTGCCGCAGTTGGGGCAGTTCAGGTCGGCGAGACCGTTGACCGGCGGCTTGCCG
Proteins encoded in this window:
- a CDS encoding DUF6243 family protein, coding for MAKSRNNLLGVGGQRKKLSRAEQQGAGSVRDADRKVAEDKKQELVRKMRERAEAQTAPVAEPADQDASPAQS
- a CDS encoding glycine--tRNA ligase is translated as MAADKIDTIVSLSKRRGFVYPCSEIYGGQKAAWDYGPLGVEMKENLKRQWWRYMVTAREDVVGIDSSVILAPEVWVASGHVATFSDPLTECTSCHKRYRADHLEEAYEEKHGKPPVNGLADLNCPNCGNKGTFTEPKQFSGLLSTHLGPTQDSGSVAYLRPETAQGIFTNFGQVQQTSRKKPPFGIAQMGKSFRNEITPGNFIFRTREFEQMEMEFFVKPGEDEEWQQYWMDQRWNWYTDLGMREENMRWFEHPKEKLSHYSKRTADIEYRFRFGGNEWGELEGVANRTDYDLKAHSEASGTDLVYYDQEANERWTPYVIEPAAGVGRAMLAFLLDAYVEDEAPNAKGVMEKRTVMRLDHRLAPVKVAVLPLSRNQQLSPKAKGLAADLRKNWNIEFDDAGAIGRRYRRQDEIGTPFCVTVDFDTLDDNAVTVRERDTMKQERVSLDQIQAYLGARLLGC